The proteins below come from a single Caulobacter flavus genomic window:
- a CDS encoding phosphatidate cytidylyltransferase, translated as MDFVGDLTGHAGRFLAAQPAPLLAGLAGVVVLLGVASAIAAVLPRLKPGKSYEELRLRIVSWWGMVALLAGALLLGWQATTAVFAFISFLALREFLSLAVRRREDRPAILAAYLCLAAAYGFIFADRYMFYLVFIPVWVFLGLPALMALIGQTKGYLASAATFHWGLVTCVYNLGFVAFLMRVPSSEHLPAGPAGLVFFLLLATEFNDVAQYVWGKLFGRRKILPSVSPNKTWEGFLGGWITTAALIWFVGPVFTPLSGHGLAFVAFVLPAAGFAGDVTMSAIKRDIGVKDTSHAIPGHGGVLDRADSLTFTAPLYFHLMALFALDRF; from the coding sequence ATGGACTTCGTCGGCGATCTGACCGGACACGCAGGCCGTTTCCTGGCCGCCCAGCCCGCGCCGCTGCTGGCGGGCCTGGCCGGCGTGGTGGTCCTGCTGGGCGTAGCCAGCGCCATCGCCGCCGTGCTGCCGCGCCTGAAGCCCGGCAAGTCGTACGAGGAGCTGCGGCTGCGCATCGTCTCGTGGTGGGGGATGGTGGCGCTGCTGGCCGGCGCACTGCTGCTGGGCTGGCAGGCCACCACCGCCGTCTTCGCCTTCATCTCGTTCCTGGCCCTGCGCGAGTTCCTGTCGCTGGCCGTGCGCCGGCGCGAGGACCGGCCGGCGATCCTGGCGGCCTATCTGTGCCTGGCGGCCGCCTACGGCTTCATCTTCGCCGACCGCTACATGTTCTACCTGGTGTTCATCCCGGTGTGGGTGTTCCTGGGGTTGCCGGCGCTGATGGCCCTGATCGGCCAGACCAAGGGCTACCTGGCCAGCGCCGCCACCTTCCACTGGGGCCTGGTCACCTGCGTCTACAATCTCGGCTTCGTCGCCTTCCTGATGCGCGTGCCGAGCAGCGAGCACCTGCCGGCCGGCCCGGCGGGCCTGGTGTTCTTCCTGCTGCTGGCCACCGAGTTCAACGACGTGGCCCAATATGTCTGGGGCAAGCTCTTCGGCCGCCGCAAGATCCTGCCCAGCGTCAGCCCCAACAAGACCTGGGAAGGCTTCCTGGGCGGCTGGATCACCACCGCCGCCCTGATCTGGTTCGTCGGCCCGGTGTTCACCCCGCTGTCGGGCCACGGCCTGGCGTTCGTCGCCTTCGTGCTGCCGGCCGCGGGCTTCGCCGGCGACGTGACCATGAGCGCCATCAAGCGCGACATCGGCGTCAAGGACACCTCGCACGCCATTCCCGGCCATGGCGGGGTGCTGGACCGGGCCGACAGCCTGACCTTCACCGCCCCGCTGTACTTCCACCTGATGGCGCTGTTCGCGCTCGACCGGTTCTGA